The window ATATCATGAAGAAAATCTATTTTCTTATTCTTGCGTTTGTAATTTCTTTTACAAATGCTCAAACCGAGGGAGTCTTGGTACTCAACGAAGGCGGTATCGGAAGCAGTACTGCAGAAGTATCTTTTATCGACAATCAATCGGTTGTCACCAACAATTATTTTAAACTTAAAAACAATAATGCAACATTAGGCGATACTGGTCAGGACATTAAGGTTTTTGGCGATAAAATTTTTGTAGTTTTAAATTATTCCAATACAATAAAAGTCATCAACAAATCTGATTTTTCATTGATTACAACGATTTCAACCAATCTTGCCAACCCAAGGTATATCGCTTTTAGCGGAAATAAATTCTATGTTACCAATTGGGGAAACAATACCTTGACAAACTACGTGTCAGTTTACAATCTTACAACTTACGCTCACGAAACAAACATTCCTGTAGGAGATGGTCCTGAAAAAATCTTCAGCAAAGACAACAAATTGTATGTTTTATTGAAAGGAGGTTATGGGTTGAATAATTTTATGGATGTCATCAATACGACAACCAATACGGTAGAATCGCAGGTAAATGTAGGAGATTCACCAAACAGTATTTTTGAAAAAGATAATCTTTTGTATATTATGAGCTCTGGAAATCCTTATGTTTCTACTTCTTTCGGAACATTGACAGTTTATAATACAACTACACAAACTACAGTTTCCAGCACTACATTTCCAGCAGGAGTAAAACCATTTTATATGGATACCGACGGCACAAATATTTATTACATGAATGAAGCATCAATCTACAAAACACCAATTGCTTCACCATCAATTAACACCACTCCTATTGCAGTTACACCAATCACCGTAACCAGTTATGGTACTGCATACGGATTTAATATTGTTAATAATAAAATCTATGCAGCTGACCCTTCAGGATATGTTGCGGCGGGAAAAATTTATGCTTACGATTTGCAAGGTGCTTTACTGAATACTTTTACAGTAACCTCTTTGCCAAATCAAATCATTGCTTACAGTAATGCATCTCTTTCTACTATTGAAAGCACAAAAACACCAAAATTAATTGTATATCCAAATCCTACAAGTGACAGATTCTTTGTACAAGGCTTAAATTCCGGAAACATTCAGGTTTATGATGTAAACGGAAGAATTGTTATCAATGAAAAATACAATGAAAAAGGAATCAATGTAAGCGCACTATCTAAAGGCGTTTATATCGTAAAAATTACTGATAAGAATATCAACTTCAGCGAAAAGTTAATTATTAAGTAATTTTTAAAATGAAAAAGGCATCAAGTTTTCTATTTACTTTCATCGTTGCGCTGTATATGTCACAATTTACAGCCAACGATGTAAAGTTTTTTGTAGGTACAGGTTCAGAAACGGCATATTTTGTTGCCGATTTTAAAGACGGTACCGACGACAGATCATATGTTTGGGGGGTAAAATTTAATCCCGGACAAAATATTACCGGTCCGCAAATGCTTCAGATGATAAAAACTGCAGAACCTGCATTTGATTATATATTGACTTACAGTAACGGTTTTCTTGATAAAGTATCCTTCAATAGTCATTCTGCACAGTCTGTACCCGATTACTGGAGCTTATGGGCAAATGATAACACAAACGGTTGGTCTATGGGAGGATGGATGAACAGCGGAACTATCTCAAGCGGAGAATGGTACGGCGCAAGTTACGGATTTAGCAATCCTACAGCTGAAGCTCCTGCAACACCGATTCCTGCATACAGTTCGTTGTGGTATAATTCTTCTCAAATTGTAAACTGGATTGGAACGGGAACCCATAAAAGTTTAGTGGTTGTAGATTTTGGAACAGATAATTCTAACGGAAACGCCAATTCTTTTGTTTTTGGAATTCAATATAACGGAACAATTACGGCAGAACAAGCTTTACAATTGATTGATGCTCAAATAAGTGCATTTAGTTATACCTCGGCTTCGAATCAGGTTTCATCTTTATCATTAAATTCTTTTTCAGGAACAGCAACTGGAACAAACACCTGGAAATTGTATAAAGGAACCAATTTATCAAACTGGAAAACCAATGCTAATCTTTCAACGATTAATTTGACAAATAACGATTGGTTTGGGTTAAGTTTCGGAACTAGAAGACCGTTTACTCCAACAGAAGCGAACGTGACTCTAAGTGTTTCTGATACTGCAAAACAAAGCTTTAAAATCTATCCAAATCCTGCAAGTGATTTTGTGATTATTGAAACTCAAGATAACATTAAAGATATCAACATCTACTCTGTTTCGGGACAAAAAGTTTTAAATACACAAAATAAGAAGATTAATATTCAAAGTTTGAAATCGGGAGTTTATTTGGTTGAAATTAAAACAGACAAATTAATAACAACTCATAAAATCATCAAAAAATAATTCAACATAGAGCATCTTTATGGTGCTCTTTTTTTTTACTTTAAAATTCATCAATGAAAAAATCAGTACTTCTTTTTTTAATTTTTATATTCCAATTTTCATTTGCTCAGCTTACAGAAAATGATGTCAAATTCTGGGTAGGAACGGGTTCTAAAAAAGCTTATTTAGTAGCAGATTTTAATGATTCAGACAATCCTACTTCTTATGTTTGGGGATACAGATTTGATTCTACGAGTTTAACAATGGAAGATCTGATCAATGAAATCGACGCTGCAGACCCAAAAGTTACCGCAGAAGTACCAAGCGGATTTTTATATATTTTTGATTACAATCATCATACACCAAGTACCGATGATTACTGGTCAACCTGGTCGGGAACTGCTTCCAACAACATGACCGCAAATAATGGTGTAGATAGCGATCCGTTAGTTGACGGAAAATGGTATGGAATGTCTTATGGATATGGTTTTACTCCGGGAACAACAATTAGCCCTCCTTCCACTCCGGTTCCGGCTTACAATTCTGCTTGGTTTAATTCTTCTCAAATTATTAATTGGATTGGAACAGGAAGTAATAAAAGTTTAGTGGTTGTAGATTTCGGAACTGATAACGGTAACGGAATTGCCAATTCTTTTGCATTTGGAATTCAATACAACGGAACAATCACTGCAGAACAGGCTTTACAATTAATCGATTCTCAAGTGAGTGAATTTAATTACACTTCTGCAGCCAATCAAATTTCTTCATTATCATTCAATAATTTTTCAGGTAATTCAACAGGAAATAATTCTTGGAAATTATACAAAGGAAAAGACCTATCAAGCTGGAGAGGTCAAACAAATCTGTCACAAATTCAATTGGTAAATAATGATTGGTTCGGATTAAGTTTCGGAACGAGAATACCGTTTACACCAACTGTTACTAATTTAACATTAAGCGTTTCAGATGCCGTAAAACAAAGCTTTAAAATTTATCCAAATCCTGCAAGCTATTTTGTTGTTATTGAAACTCAAGATAACATTAAAGACATCAATATTTACTCTGTTTCTGGGCAAAGAGTGATGAATACTCAGAATAAAAAAATTAATATTCAAAGTTTACGGTCGGGTGTTTATTTTGTTGAAATTAAAACCAATCAATCGACGACAACCCATAAAATTATCAAAAAATAATTCAAATTTTAGGATAAAAAAATCCCCGTTCACTTCGAGAATCTTAGTGAGCGGGGATTTTTATTTTAGTTCAAAAAAAATTATTTTTTCTCTTTAGATCTTTGTAGAACCTCATCTACCATTCCAAACTCTTTTGCTTCGGTAGAAGTCATCCAATAATCTCTGTCTGATGCTTTCTCAACCCATTCGTAAGTTTGACCAGAATGTTCAGAAATAATGTCATACAACTCTTTTTTAAGTTTCAACATTTCTCTTAAATTGATTTCCATATCAGAAGCAACACCTTGAGCTCCACCAGAAGGCTGGTGAATCATCACTCTTGAGTGTTTCAAAGCAGAACGTTTTCCTTTTTCACCTGCAACCAATAGAACAGCTCCCATAGAAGCGGCAATACCTGTACAAATTGTAGCAACATCTGGCTTGATAATCTGCATTGTATCATAAATTCCTAAACCAGCGTAAACACTTCCTCCAGGAGAGTTGATATAAATTTGAATATCTTTTGAAGGATCTGCACTTTCTAAGAAAAGCAACTGTGCCGTTACAATGTTTGCCACCTGATCGTCGATTCCTGTTCCTAAGAAAATAATTCTGTCCATCATCAAACGAGAGAAAACGTCCATTTGAGCAACGTTTAATCTTCTTTCTTCCATGATGTAAGGCGTAAGATTCGTTGGACCATACATTCCCATATACTGATCGGTTACCAAACCGCTGTTTCCTAGGTGTTTCGTAGAGAAATCTCTGAATTCTTTTTTAATGTCCATATTTCTATTGGTATTATTTTTAAAATTTATTTGAAATGTAAATTACAACTTTTATTCCTAAAAATTTATAAGACTTTTTGTCAGTTTAGATTGCTACTTTTAGGTTGTAGGATTTAGGTTTAAGCTTCCAAATTTTTTCACAAAATTAAACCTAATATTTCTTTTCAATTGCTCTTATGAATTATTAACTCTTAAAAGACTGAATATCAAACCATCAACCAACAACTAAAAACTATCAACTAACTATCTCTTTCTATCAACATAAATTCCTTTGATCGGCGAATATTCGATAATATCACTCAATCTCATGGAAGCCTGTTTCAGTAAGGTAATTTTTTTAATCAACTCAAAATACTTTACCTCATCGGTATTGCTGTATTTTTCGAGTTCAGCAATCGTTTCTTTAATTAAATAGTCAATGTAACGGTATTTATGCAACAAAACATCACCTTTAATCTGTTCTGCAACTTTATCACCATAATTGGGCGGATGAATATTTCGTGAGCCCCAATTTTCTAAATCATCTAAAGGAATCAATGCATCGACTACTTTTGTAGTAATCTGCTCATCCATAAAACTGACAAAAAAACTTCCGCTTCGAAGCTCATCATTTTGAATTCCTTCTTTTACCTGATCGATGATAATTTCGTTTCCTTTTACCAAAAACTGATATTGCTCTTCTTCAAAGTGATGCAGAATTTCTTCAATGACTGTAATTTGATAGTCAGTATTGTTATCATCCGTTCGTTTTAAAACAAAATCGCCAAACATCAACATATGATCGACTAATTTGTTTTCCATAAATAAAACATCGTACAGGTAAGGATCTCCTTTTTCTTCATCCAAAGGAACAATCTCCATTTTTACGGGAGCTGCATTTTCCTTTTGCTGTTGAGCGTGTTGATGATGATTTTGGTTAACCTGTCTCTGAACATCAAGTTCATTAAATAAACTCTGCTCAGAAAGACCAAATTTATTAGAAACTTCCTTTAAATAAACTTCCCTTTTTAAAGCATTTTGAACGAATCCTACTGATTTTACAATATCCCGGATTGCTTCAGCTTTTTTTATCGGATCATTTCCTACTTCTTTTAAAAGAATTTCAGCTTTAAAATCGATAAAATCTAATGCCTGATTTTCGATGAATTTTTCAACATATTCCTGTGGATGTTTTCTCGCAAAAGAATCGGGATCATCACCATCCGGAAACAGAAGAACTCTGATGTTCATTCCTTCCGTTAAAAGCATATCAATACTTCTGAAACTCGCTTTAATTCCCGCATTATCACCATCAAAAAGAATCGTCACATTTTCTGTGAGTCTTTTAATGAGCTTAATTTGTTCGGTTGTTAAAGAAGTTCCTGAACTCGCCACCACATTTTCAATTCCAGACATATGAAGTGAAATCACATCCATATAACCTTCCACCAAAAGACAGATATTTTTCCTTGAAATCGCCTGCTTGCTTTGATTTAAACCATAAAGAACATTAGATTTATGATAAATTTCTGTTTCAGGAGAATTGAGATATTTAGCCGTTTTAATATTATTTCTAAGAATTCTCGCTCCGAAACCTAAAACTCTGCCCGAAAAACTGTGAATCGGGAACATTACCCTTTCACGAAAACGGTCGATTCCATTCGGAGCATTTTCAGGAAAAATAGAAAGTCCGGATTTCTCTAAAATCTCTTTTGTATATCCTTTTTCAATAGCATATTCGGTGAATGAGTTTTTCTTTTCAGGCGAAAAACCAAGCTGAAATTTTTTGATAATATCATCTTTCAGTTCACGCTCTCTGAAATACGAAAGACCAATTGCTCTTCCCTCTTCATTTTCCCAAAGAATATTTTGAAAATAATCATTGGCAACTTCATGTATTTTATAGAGAATATCTTTTTCTGACTGAGCATTTTTTGCTTCTTCGGAGAACTCACGTTGATCTTCTGCGATCTCAATCCCATATTTTTTGGCAGCGTGACGGAGTGCTTCAGGATAGGTAAAGTTTTCGATTTCCATTAAAAAAGAAATCGCCGTTCCTCCTTTTCCGGTTGAGAAATCTTTCCAAATTTGCTTACTTGGAGAAACTACAAAACTGGGCGATTTTTCTTCGTGAAATGGGCTAAGACCTTTAAAATTTGATCCCGCTCTCTTCAGTTGTACATATTCGCCAACAATCTCTTCTACGCGGATTGTTGAAAATATTTTATCTATCGTCTCTTTGGAAATCATGCAGCAAAAATAAGTAAATTTAAATTGAACTCAGAAGATGAAAGTTGAGATTCAGAGTGGTAAAATAAATCATCTATTTTTATAATATTGCTTACCACAAAAGTTAAAGAAATACCAAAATATTGATTTTCATTTAAAACAGATAAAAACATACACTTTTAATGATTTTTAAACTTATTTATTATTTATTCTAAACAACATCAACACCAATCATTATAACATTTAAAATCACTATTTATTGAGTTTGATTTAAATCATGTATTTTATTTTAATTAATTCTAAATAAAAATAATAAGTTTACAGCACTAAAATTTATGTATGATGACAAATCGACTTTTAAAGCTGTTGAAAAAAACAGTTACAAAAACAAAACTTAGTTTATTTGGAGCTTTAGTTTTATCAGGCTGGCAAATGAATGCCAACAGAGCCGCAGGAGATTATTACCTTTCTTTTAATAATTTTGAAATACAATTTTCAGGAAATGTAAATTCTTTCTGTTTACCGTCTTTCCAGTATAATTCTGATGGAAATATGATTACAAAAGTAACATTCAATACCATTGATAATATTTCACCTGCTACATCTGGAACTACTCCAAAGTATGAAGATTTCACTGCTGTTTCTACAGATCTCAATCAGGGAAATACTTATCAAATTTCTGTAAAAGGACCTTCAAGTACTTTCCCAAGTGATGTGATGGTGTATATAGATTTTAACCACAATGGCATATTTGATGATGCCGGAGAAAGTTTTTATATCGGACAATTGGCTGCTGCAAATCCTGCAAACGCAAATACAATCACCTCTAATATCGCAATTCCCTCTACAGCAACTTTAGGAAACACGAAAATGCGTCTTGTGAAAAACACCAATATTGCCGCCTATTCAAATCCTTCTGCACCAAATTCAATTTCGGGGCCTTGTGCAACAGATTTAAGAGCAGGTCAGGTTGAAGATTACACCGTAAATATTATTGCTGGAAGTTTATCGACAACTGAAAACAATATTTTAAAAGGAGGAATTAAAATTTATCCAAATCCTACAACTTCAATCATTAAAATTGATTCTAAGGAAAAGATTAAATCTTTCGAACTATATAATATCTCCGGACAATTAATTGAAAAAGGAGGTAAAGTAGAAGAAATATCTTTAGAAAATAATGCTTCAGGAGTTTATATCATTAAGATTATTCTAGAAAATAATGAAGTAAGCGTATCGAAAGTGATTAAAAAATAAAACCAAATATCTTATTATAACAACAAAGCTGGCTGAATTTTATTCAGTCAGTTTTATTTTGAGCATCACTTAAAATTTAGCTTAAATAATTATCTTTGCTTATGCAATTTACTATTCATGAAATTGGCGACTGGCAAAAAGTTGTTGATTCTATTTTACCGGAACTGAAACACAATATTCTTCTTCTAAAAGGAAACTTAGGAGCAGGCAAAACAACGTTTACTCAGTTTCTGCTTAAAAATTTAGGTAGCGAAGATGAAGTAAACTCTCCTACTTATTCGATTGTCAATGAATACAGTTCGTCAAAAGGAAAAATCTAC is drawn from Chryseobacterium muglaense and contains these coding sequences:
- the dnaG gene encoding DNA primase, translating into MISKETIDKIFSTIRVEEIVGEYVQLKRAGSNFKGLSPFHEEKSPSFVVSPSKQIWKDFSTGKGGTAISFLMEIENFTYPEALRHAAKKYGIEIAEDQREFSEEAKNAQSEKDILYKIHEVANDYFQNILWENEEGRAIGLSYFRERELKDDIIKKFQLGFSPEKKNSFTEYAIEKGYTKEILEKSGLSIFPENAPNGIDRFRERVMFPIHSFSGRVLGFGARILRNNIKTAKYLNSPETEIYHKSNVLYGLNQSKQAISRKNICLLVEGYMDVISLHMSGIENVVASSGTSLTTEQIKLIKRLTENVTILFDGDNAGIKASFRSIDMLLTEGMNIRVLLFPDGDDPDSFARKHPQEYVEKFIENQALDFIDFKAEILLKEVGNDPIKKAEAIRDIVKSVGFVQNALKREVYLKEVSNKFGLSEQSLFNELDVQRQVNQNHHQHAQQQKENAAPVKMEIVPLDEEKGDPYLYDVLFMENKLVDHMLMFGDFVLKRTDDNNTDYQITVIEEILHHFEEEQYQFLVKGNEIIIDQVKEGIQNDELRSGSFFVSFMDEQITTKVVDALIPLDDLENWGSRNIHPPNYGDKVAEQIKGDVLLHKYRYIDYLIKETIAELEKYSNTDEVKYFELIKKITLLKQASMRLSDIIEYSPIKGIYVDRKR
- the clpP gene encoding ATP-dependent Clp endopeptidase proteolytic subunit ClpP, with amino-acid sequence MDIKKEFRDFSTKHLGNSGLVTDQYMGMYGPTNLTPYIMEERRLNVAQMDVFSRLMMDRIIFLGTGIDDQVANIVTAQLLFLESADPSKDIQIYINSPGGSVYAGLGIYDTMQIIKPDVATICTGIAASMGAVLLVAGEKGKRSALKHSRVMIHQPSGGAQGVASDMEINLREMLKLKKELYDIISEHSGQTYEWVEKASDRDYWMTSTEAKEFGMVDEVLQRSKEKK
- a CDS encoding T9SS type A sorting domain-containing protein, producing the protein MKKSVLLFLIFIFQFSFAQLTENDVKFWVGTGSKKAYLVADFNDSDNPTSYVWGYRFDSTSLTMEDLINEIDAADPKVTAEVPSGFLYIFDYNHHTPSTDDYWSTWSGTASNNMTANNGVDSDPLVDGKWYGMSYGYGFTPGTTISPPSTPVPAYNSAWFNSSQIINWIGTGSNKSLVVVDFGTDNGNGIANSFAFGIQYNGTITAEQALQLIDSQVSEFNYTSAANQISSLSFNNFSGNSTGNNSWKLYKGKDLSSWRGQTNLSQIQLVNNDWFGLSFGTRIPFTPTVTNLTLSVSDAVKQSFKIYPNPASYFVVIETQDNIKDINIYSVSGQRVMNTQNKKINIQSLRSGVYFVEIKTNQSTTTHKIIKK
- a CDS encoding T9SS type A sorting domain-containing protein; translated protein: MKKASSFLFTFIVALYMSQFTANDVKFFVGTGSETAYFVADFKDGTDDRSYVWGVKFNPGQNITGPQMLQMIKTAEPAFDYILTYSNGFLDKVSFNSHSAQSVPDYWSLWANDNTNGWSMGGWMNSGTISSGEWYGASYGFSNPTAEAPATPIPAYSSLWYNSSQIVNWIGTGTHKSLVVVDFGTDNSNGNANSFVFGIQYNGTITAEQALQLIDAQISAFSYTSASNQVSSLSLNSFSGTATGTNTWKLYKGTNLSNWKTNANLSTINLTNNDWFGLSFGTRRPFTPTEANVTLSVSDTAKQSFKIYPNPASDFVIIETQDNIKDINIYSVSGQKVLNTQNKKINIQSLKSGVYLVEIKTDKLITTHKIIKK
- the tsaE gene encoding tRNA (adenosine(37)-N6)-threonylcarbamoyltransferase complex ATPase subunit type 1 TsaE yields the protein MQFTIHEIGDWQKVVDSILPELKHNILLLKGNLGAGKTTFTQFLLKNLGSEDEVNSPTYSIVNEYSSSKGKIYHFDLYRLKNIEEVYDIGIEEYLDNAFLCIIEWPEVYEDELYGLNYHSMSIHNTEGNREITFD
- a CDS encoding YncE family protein yields the protein MKKIYFLILAFVISFTNAQTEGVLVLNEGGIGSSTAEVSFIDNQSVVTNNYFKLKNNNATLGDTGQDIKVFGDKIFVVLNYSNTIKVINKSDFSLITTISTNLANPRYIAFSGNKFYVTNWGNNTLTNYVSVYNLTTYAHETNIPVGDGPEKIFSKDNKLYVLLKGGYGLNNFMDVINTTTNTVESQVNVGDSPNSIFEKDNLLYIMSSGNPYVSTSFGTLTVYNTTTQTTVSSTTFPAGVKPFYMDTDGTNIYYMNEASIYKTPIASPSINTTPIAVTPITVTSYGTAYGFNIVNNKIYAADPSGYVAAGKIYAYDLQGALLNTFTVTSLPNQIIAYSNASLSTIESTKTPKLIVYPNPTSDRFFVQGLNSGNIQVYDVNGRIVINEKYNEKGINVSALSKGVYIVKITDKNINFSEKLIIK
- a CDS encoding T9SS type A sorting domain-containing protein; the protein is MMTNRLLKLLKKTVTKTKLSLFGALVLSGWQMNANRAAGDYYLSFNNFEIQFSGNVNSFCLPSFQYNSDGNMITKVTFNTIDNISPATSGTTPKYEDFTAVSTDLNQGNTYQISVKGPSSTFPSDVMVYIDFNHNGIFDDAGESFYIGQLAAANPANANTITSNIAIPSTATLGNTKMRLVKNTNIAAYSNPSAPNSISGPCATDLRAGQVEDYTVNIIAGSLSTTENNILKGGIKIYPNPTTSIIKIDSKEKIKSFELYNISGQLIEKGGKVEEISLENNASGVYIIKIILENNEVSVSKVIKK